The following DNA comes from Vigna radiata var. radiata cultivar VC1973A chromosome 4, Vradiata_ver6, whole genome shotgun sequence.
cacattttaattttcaaatgaaaatatgaTGACAAAACCTATAACATTGTTAgtaatagatatttaaaatagaattcatCAAAAAGTTTAGAGATATAACtttcaaatcaaaattgatAATAACTTTAATTATCTGTATTTAACATGAAATCTTATActcacattttaattttcaaatgaaaatatgaTGAGAAAACTGATAACAATGTTACTccaataaacaaattaaatgataaagccttaattaaaaatatacaaattttgaagacttaacatatcataaaaatcaaataaaattcaataaaaatgctcaattttataaataacttaaaaactttattaaaccataatttagtatttaatattatagaggttaaaagattatttattataaaaaataataacatatactTCCACTATTAATGtgataaaagttaaaagaatcTTCATTTCATAAATAGAAATACAATCTTTCCTAGTTACCTTATATGAAAATTCATTATAGTTCTTAAATGCTTGAAcgttaagtttttattttcctttttgtctTACAAACTACACGTATTTTCCACCTAATTATGTTACAACACCACTATAAACAGCTACAAAATTCTAGATACTTCATGTTATCTAAATCATAaggaaaatgtatttattttttaaaattattaattcagTTTAATCAACCTCCGGtcattatacaaaatatattaaatattttattttttacaataatttatatacgaTTATATACTTTTGTACCTTTATCACATTAttcataagttatttttatttattttattttatatctccttttcttttaaatgtgtAGGACTAGAAACAAAATCCACAAAACTTATCTACAAAACTTATCTACGAAATCAAATTTACATATCaatgatatatgtatatatataaggtaAGAGTTTTGTCATATTCTTACATTTGTAGATCACGtaagataaaaggaaaaaaaagaagaagagacatttaatatgtgattaaatgaattaataaagttttactaataaatataagaaCTCTTATTTAGTTCAAATATATAGATTTGTCTATGTTTCTTACATTATCTATCTTCTCTAGCAATACATACAAGATTCTGATATGGCTTCTTTCACTACTTCACCTTCACAGGTTGGGAAGAAGAAGGTTTTGTTCATAATGGGTGCAACTGGCTCAGGTAAGACCAAACTCTCCATCAGTTTGGCCATGCAATTTCCCTCTGAAATCATCAACTCTGACAAAATCCAAATTTATAAGGGTCTTGACATCATCACCAACAAGGTTTCAGAGTCTCAACGTTCTGGCATTCCCCATCATCTTCTTGCCATCGTTGACGACCCTGATTACGACTTCACCATTCATGACTTTTGCTATCATGTCCTTCACGCTCTTGATACCATCGTTCAAAACGGACACCTACCCATTATCGTGGGTGGCTCCAACACTTACCTCACAGCCTTGCTCGAGGACCCTGACGTTGCTTTTTGTTCCAAATATGATTGTTGTTTCATTTGGGTCGATGTGTCTTTACCAGTGTTGTTTCCTTATCTGGACAAAAGGGTGGACGAAATGGTTGATGCTGGAGTTGTGGATGAGATTCGAGAAGCTTTTGTTGCTGGAGCAGATTGCAGTCGTGGGATTAGAAGAGCCATTGGAGTTCCTGAGCTTGGAGAGTTTTTCCTTCGGGAGAAGGAAATAGACGACGAGGCTCAGAAGGAGAAGATGCTACAACATGCTATTACGAAAACCAAAGAGAACACTCATAAGTTGGCTGAGAGACAACTCTCGAAGATCCGAAACATGAACCATGACTTCAAAATGTTCAGAATTGATTCCACACAAGTGTTTGAGGCTGTTTTAAATGGAGTGGATTATAAACAATTGTACGAAGAGATTGTGTTCAAACCATGCATGGAGATATTGAAGCAATTTCTAGAAGAGACAACTGTTGTGAAAAAGACATCTCAAATTGGTGAACAAGC
Coding sequences within:
- the LOC106758528 gene encoding adenylate isopentenyltransferase 5, chloroplastic-like, whose amino-acid sequence is MASFTTSPSQVGKKKVLFIMGATGSGKTKLSISLAMQFPSEIINSDKIQIYKGLDIITNKVSESQRSGIPHHLLAIVDDPDYDFTIHDFCYHVLHALDTIVQNGHLPIIVGGSNTYLTALLEDPDVAFCSKYDCCFIWVDVSLPVLFPYLDKRVDEMVDAGVVDEIREAFVAGADCSRGIRRAIGVPELGEFFLREKEIDDEAQKEKMLQHAITKTKENTHKLAERQLSKIRNMNHDFKMFRIDSTQVFEAVLNGVDYKQLYEEIVFKPCMEILKQFLEETTVVKKTSQIGEQAMVCV